Proteins co-encoded in one Arachis hypogaea cultivar Tifrunner chromosome 11, arahy.Tifrunner.gnm2.J5K5, whole genome shotgun sequence genomic window:
- the LOC112721708 gene encoding uncharacterized protein, whose translation MHVDVHAFFQSLSNIINVVCSSCKRNDELRSAYATEISYLVATNQIETGRGANQIGTLKRSGDTRWSSHFNSICSLLLMFGAKTSVLEDLATNGSTYSQRGDATYALKSLLSFDFVFILHMMKEIMGITDKLCQALQQKSQDILNAMHLVSSTKSLIQQLRDNSWRALLEKVSSFCNDHAIQIPDMGAFFSDIIRSRRKKDVVTVEHHYRVDIFTSVIDFQLKELNSRFSEQATELLILSTSLDPKDAFKLFSVRVI comes from the exons atgCATGTTGATGTTCATGCTTTTTTCCAAAGTTTGAGTAATATTATCAATGTTGTGTGCTCTTCTTGCAAACGCAATGATGAATTACGATCTGCTTATGCAACTGAAATTTCCTATTTAGTTGCAACTAATCAAATTGAAACAGGAAGGGGAGCAAATCAAATTGGCACATTAAAAAGATCAGGAGATACCAGGTGGAGCTCTCACTTCAACTCAATTTGTAGCCTTTTACTTATGTTTGGAGCAAAAACTTCAGTTCTAGAAGATTTGGCTACTAATGGATCTACATATTCTCAACGTGGTGATGCTACTTATGCTCTTAAatctttattatcatttgattttgttttcattttgcatATGATGAAAGAAATCATGGGAATCACTGATAAACTTTGTCAAGCATTGCAACAAAAATCTCAAGACATTTTGAATGCTATGCATCTGGTTTCTAGTACAAAGTCATTGATTCAACAGTTAAGAGATAATAGTTGGAGAGCACTTTTGGAGAAAGTTAGTTCTTTCTGCAATGATCATGCTATTCAGATACCTGATATGGGTGCTTTTTTTAGTGACATAATTCGGTCTCGTCGTAAAAAGGATGTTGTCACTGTTGAACACCACTATCGTGTTGACATTTTTACTAGCGTGATAGATTTTCAATTGAAAGAGCTAAATAGTAGATTTAGTGAACAAGCAACCGAGCTCCTCATATTGAGTACATCTTTAGATCCTAAAGATGCTTTCAAGTTATTCAGT GTACGTGTGATTTAG
- the LOC112724029 gene encoding transcription factor PRE3-like, with translation MSSRRSRQTSGSSNISDDQIKDLVSKLQQLLPEIRHTRTDKVSSAKVLQETCNYIRSLHREVDDLSERLSELLATTDTAQAALIRNLLLQ, from the exons atGTCTAGCAGAAGGTCAAGGCAGACAAGTGGTTCAAGCAATATCAGTGACGATCAGATAAAGGATCTTGTCTCCAAGTTACAGCAGCTTCTTCCTGAGATTCGCCATACACGCACTGACAAG GTGTCATCTGCGAAGGTGTTGCAAGAAACATGCAACTATATAAGAAGCTTACACAGAGAAGTTGATGATCTTAGCGAGCGTTTGTCGGAGTTGTTGGCAACAACTGACACCGCCCAAGCGGCATTGATTAGAAATTTACTTCTGCAGTAG